The following is a genomic window from Benincasa hispida cultivar B227 chromosome 7, ASM972705v1, whole genome shotgun sequence.
AGTACATTATTTGACCCTATATAAATGTACAATCACTATCTGCCATTATTGAACATACGGGCCGAGTCAAGTAAGTCattgttttgaattttcaaaaactttgcttcaataatataatatatatatatatatatatttatttattattttatttaaacgtTTTTTTGGGCTATGAaacacagacacagatacggctATATGATACGAATATGATTGTGATATGGCGATTcgccaatttctaaaaaactaagatacgatACGTTGAAAGATacgccatttttttttatatatttctaaaaaacgaggatacttaTACATTGAAGGTACTTTCTCTCTTGCTTAAAAAAATAGattgcctagttttagattgaaaaatattacatgagttgtttgtcttttttctttaaaaaaagtaagcgtataaatagatacatcaaatcgcTCGTCAGATATATATCTGAAAAGTATTTGGAAATATCAACATTTGATATGTATCTGATATGGATTCTTTGTCTCACATGAACTTGGTGGTATGGGGTCTTTTCTTTTTGTCATATTATTgcatatttcaaaaaaaaaaaaaaattaattttgcgAGAATGGGtagagatttttgttttttgttttttatttttgagaaaatCGGAGTAGGGATTTCTCGTGGAGATTGGTTTTACCTAAgaaattattttacatttaattctttaaaaaacaataaaaaatcaatacatttttattttttaaaaaaactatataaatgcTTATTTTTCAAGGGAAAAatgttatttaaagaaaaattttgaaccTCTTCGTACTCTCATTAAGTTAATAACAACCCAAACAAAATTTCATATACAtatcaaaatcataaaataatccaaaaataaagttaaaaatgatGGACTATGattactaaaattttaaatttaaatatattacaatatagactcaaatcatcaaattaaaacatataatgtataagtaaagaaaaaattaaatttaaagaaagtaTCAAATAGTTCgaacatataaatttaaataataattataattataattataatcataataataataataaacaattaaatatagaACACTCATTCCACATCTAAATTTCTTGATTTATTATCTAATTTctaccaatatttttaaaaagcaaGTCAAATattgaaatctaaaaaaagtaatttttggaatctggaatttgactaaaaattcaactcttatgcttagaaatatgcaaatcattgtaatagtttcaagaaaaatagacttaattttcaaaaccaaaaacgaaaaaatgaaatggttacttGACGAGATCTAATTttgtaactatttgatttttagccaattctaaaaacaaaagcaagtttttgaaaactatgactctgtttgataattatttattttttattttttaaaattaaatatagaaCACTATTTCCACATCTAAACTTCTCaattttttatctactttttactaatgcttttaaaaatcaagccaaatattgaaatataaaaataattataataataatttttggaatttgtaatttgactaaaaatccaactttcatatttagaaatatgcaaaatcattctaagaaattaagagaaaatcgacttaattttcaaaaacaaaaaacgaaaaaaaaaataaattgaaatagtTACCTAACAAGgcctatttttttattttcaaattttggcttttattttgaaaacactCCTAAAATATAGATAACACGATATAGAAAccaataaattttcttttttttttctttacttaaTTTCTAATTGCGTACCTAaactttgaaaattagtttcaaaatGATCATCTCTAAGTAAAGTTGATATTAGTTGATGAtctaaatgataaaattaaattcaaatctcATATAAATGTACATAAATAACCATAAAGACTAAAGTATACATTATTTACTATTAGAGTATACACAAATAAAGTCAAGCCCGGAAAAATTCTCCAATATGTTTTGCCACTTTTTAACATAGTAAAAGtataattaatatcattattGACAACATAACAAGGAAGTCAACCGTCTGTTattgatatttcttttcttcaaatcgGAGGTTTAAATCTTCGTAACctacaatttatttttatactataaaaagatattaatattaatgcatgcattttgacccattatttaaaatttccaTCGAAATCTCGAAAAACTTCTagcatcaaaattttgatagagGGAATTTcgttttctctcaattttctccaaattttgagaatattcTAATTCCCCATTTCGATGAAATTTCGACATTTcgagaaaattttgagaaatttcgACATTtcgaattttctttttaattagcTATGTTAGTTTAGttcaagtttttcaattttatgattCTGATAACACACCATTCTATAGTTTATACGTCAATATCATTGATAAAAGATTTAGCCTTTTTTatgtatttctttttctaatttccatcttttctcaatttttagctttattttttacccaaaactttcatttttaaagaaattgagtttgaaaaaatcccagaaaaataacatatatttatttttaacatttttcaaaatttttcatcaaattttcacatcatttcacctcaaaattgaaattaCGTAAGATTTTTCTTTAACCATCTAaaactttcataattttcacatcatttcacctcaaaatatttctaaagtTTATATTATACGGTAATTATTTTTccgtttttaaaatttatgctcTTGCATCaatatttacacaaatattTACTATAAACATTTAAATGTTGGCTTACTTTATATAAATTGtcataaaaaaaatggtcaattatagtctaattaagCCACAACCAAAGTTTTATTgactaattataacaatttccatTAACTTTcatcaatttccatatttttttccGAAATGTTCATCGATATAATATCGATATGTCCATAAATTCGAAACCTCGACATTTTCATCGACATCGATATTTCGAATCTTGTTTGGCCATATAATTGAACAAacattattatcttaaatcgatCATTATTGTCATGGAGCCCAAGCAAGTTATTGtctctttgaattttcaaaaaccttGCTCTCTCCTCCATTATCTTTTTTATagtagacaaaaaaaaattactataaaTTAGAGAATAGAGGAACTCCACAGCTTACACTTCTCTCTCAAAGTTAAATTTTTGTTGATTCTTTTGAAAGATTAAAATATGGCCAGCACCGGCGGTATTCCGGCGAACTCGACAAATGGGTCGCCATGGTCCAGTGGCCTCTGTGATTGCTTCTCCGACATGGAATCATGTAAATTCACTCTCCCTCTTCTTGTGATCTTTTATCTATTACGAATCGGGTGATCGAACATGTTTAGAAGTGATTTTTGACGAATGATATTACCTCTATTTTAAAATAGCGAGAATTGTGTTTGAGTAATTTTTTATCATTTACTTGAGAGGTTAAAAATATGCAAAGTTTTATGTCAAAATCGAGGGATAAACTCGATTTTCACGCAATTTTGGTCGgataaattactaaaaaaaaaactctgaaTTATAGGATTGGTATCAATTATATCGAAAAGTTTCATTTTGATCAACCCTTCaagtttaaagtttttttttttcaaaataattattgaagacttttgtcattaaattcatggaaaaaaaaagtttgtgtTAACTTAAGTGAACAAATCTAAACAacggataaaaaaaaaaattggggacGGGTTAGTGAAAAAAACCtcaaataaagaacaaaaaattggAGTCATGGAGTTGAAAGAAGGAAGATAACATTATATAAAAGTATATTCGTAGATGAAAAATTAACTATAATTAAGTCTACCAAAGGTAAAAAAGATTTGTGTATTTTCTTCATATATGTGTTTAGATTTATTCACATGAACAAATACAAACTTTTTCGTAAAGTGAAGTTAACAACAAAAGTCTATAAAGGTTGTTTTGAAACAAACTTCAAATTTCAAGGATTAAAATAAAATCcttaaaagtttagggatattATGGAAACTTATCCACGTTGAGGGGTATTTTTGTGCTTTTTCTATGCATcctttgtaattattttttttaattttataataatgtaataataatatgatatttatgcTATAATGTTTcatttaatcttatttttttcttttaaggttGCTGTACAACATGGTGTCCATGTGTGCCTTTTGGGCAAACCTCAGAGATTATAGATGAAGGATCAACTTGTAAGttttaattgaataattatttaattaagttgtaataAGCCTAAcatttaattaacaaaatatatacaaaCACAATATTCTAAGGATTCTATAATcggaaaaaatataaaagaaatatatttttttttcattcagattttttttttttttattaaattacaagtttaatttttgaattcgACACTGTTTATTTGgtcattaaacttttaaaaatgtctaatactaagtttttggatttttttgtgttaaaaagatctttgaagtttgaaaaatgtttaataaatacttaaattttaaattttatgttcattaagtttataaattttataaaatctgtTTAATAGATTGTAAAATTTTCtgttcaattttataaatttttacaaattttaccTAGAACAAAAATATACTGTAAGGTTTTATTAGATAatcatttaagttttttttgcttacagttttgtttgttttcttgtttttttatatttatactagctaactcattatttatttagtatgaggaaggtttgattttttttttttttttatcaaattccaaaaagaaaaacaagtgtTTGGAAgcagaaaaaaattaaatttcatttaataaccattttgtttttaattttatgatttagaAATCCGTGTTTGTTTTTCTCCCAATTTCTATACCATGattttcacttttctttttaaaaagatatttgAGTTCTTagttaaaatctaaaataaaaaaccaaacttACAAActacttttattaattttcaaaatttagcttggatttttaaaacattagtaaaaagtGGACAATAGAattagaaatttagaggtggaaataAAGTTCATAATtaagttgaaattttaaaaataaaaaacagaaaacaaaatggttatcaaatgtgtcatagttttaaaaatggggctaagaattcaaatgtttcttaacaataaaaaaacaaatgattaaACCTTATGCTTTActtcttaattttgaaaattgtgttttCTTTTCCACAATTAGTCTAGCCAAATGAATTATcaaacaaagttttttttttggagatatAATAGGGTTTAGAATTAAAAATGACATGTATAGTTATGCTTATGTGTTGTATTGTGGATGCAGCCTGTTTTGGTAACGCATTAATTTTCTGTCTGATTGCTTCCTTTACACCTTGTATTTGCCTTTACACTTGTTCTTACCGATCTCGATTGAGGAGGAAATACAACCTCCAAGAAACTCCATGCAACGATTGTTGTGTTCACTATTGGTGTTGGAGTTGTGCAATATGTCAAGAGTATCGTGAGCTCAAGCACCGCGGTTTCGACATGCATATCGGTAATTATCTTCTTACACGTCCTCGAATACTCGTTTAGATTTTATGGACTCTGATATTAGAAATTAGCTATGGGAGGAGTAgctcatttattttataaggAGCGTGAGATCTATTGGTTTTCCCAATGTGGGATTCTTAACATCTTTTACATACATatcttttttatgaaaaaagtgaaatcgatCGACTGTTATGTTCAGGTTGGCAAGAAAATGTACAGAGACGAAACAAGGGAATCGAGATCCCACCTGTGGTCGAGGGAGAAATGAAACGTTGAAGTTAGAAAGCAAGGCATCACAATAATGATGGTTCCCTCTGTTCTTTTTCCTCCTTGAGTTCAATAATGTGTGGAAGTGGATGGATTCTTAAGTTTATGCTACTCTTTACTTGTTCTTCATTATTGCCTTAAATCTTTTTATGTGTATTAATCTTTGCTACTTATATAACCATTATTGTTGCTTATATTTTATTCCGCTTATATTTAAACTGAATGTGAGAAAACTTCTTCTAAGATGAGTAGATAAGATTTTCATTTGTTCATACTGTGTAATATGGCATCAAAGCATAAACTTAACCTGACTATTCTATTGAATCTATTTTATCTTCACCAATCTTTCGAACCTACAACGATATTTGTTTTTGAGCATTTGTTTGTAGCAACCAATTATAATTTCTAGAGTAGAGCAATGACAATTACGCTTTGAGGTAAGAATAAGATAAAGTTTTTTGATGGATCAACAGAAGAACCGACTAGAAAGAATCATGAATATGTATTTCTTATTCAAATTTAGATATTGTTGATGAATCCTCTTCTTTCTTATTTTCAGTTGTTATTCAAGAGCGACAAAAATTTGCTCATTTTGCCATTAAACCTATTGTCCTATTTCCAATTGAAACTTCCAATAGCACAACCACTGGAAATTCATACGTAACGAAACAACAAAAACGTTCAAAGGCCTCGATGTGCATATCACGGGATCAAAGGTCATGTGATTGACAAATGCTACAAATTGCACGGTATCCACTTTGTTATAGACAATGCAATACAAATTGCTTAGCAAATTTAGTTGCCTGAATCCTTCTAAATAAGGAAATATATGTACTATTTAAGTTTTACAGTAGTATTTTTCAAATTAAGTATGgtaagacatttttttttttttttttttatttacatacTTAAATCATCAATGTATTAAAGAAAACCCTCAAAATAGGAAAGTATATTTGTGACATCTGAGCCATAGAGAATGGTACATAAATCAAACATCActtatgaagcacagatacttcatgtgagacaAAAAATCAGTATCAAACATATATCAGCTACCaatactttccagatacgtatctgatacGCGATTTAACTTATCTATTTCTATgagtacttttttttaaaagaaaaaagacaagtaactcatctaatcctTCCcgatctaaaattaggcaacctatttaaaaaactcaccacttgagtccaaaactaaaagaaaaaaaaataacggaccaaaccctagactagaatcatcttcacatttgagtccccacaaaatccaccaaaatataaaccatttggatatcttcaacaataagttcttcgtttattttcatacttctctctctaatcttcttcttttttttttttcttgagtcacttttctattgcattttattaactattgtacttcaacatcttagatgttgcttttttgtattgtattttagtgtttgtattctattttctactattattattaacttgtatgctaatatcctatatttttttaaagaaaagtaaTATATCTTCAACGCatcagtatcctcatttttttagaaatatatatattaaaaaatatatataaaaatatgacgtatccgtatcttagttttttagaaaatgacgAATCGTCGTATCCGTATCATATAGCTGTATCTGTGTCTGTGTTTCATAGAACATCACTACATCTAAATGACCTAAATGAAATGGATCCCAATGTTAGACAAACATGAGTAAGAAAAGcgtaaaaaataaatgatattaTTTATACTAGGTCACATTCCTTTTCTAGTGGCTCATTTATAGAACTCAAAGACACAATTGTACAATCTATAGAAcagatcatgttcaagtaaagTCGTTTTGGTGGCTCATTCATAAGTAATCCAAAAGTTAAGCAAATTCAGATTGGAGCAATTATGTGCAAATACATTCTAAAAAtgacaaatattaatttatgtcCCTAAACTTTGGGtgttataaaaatttaaaccctaaactaataactatattaatttaaaccatgaACTTTAGTGATTGTATCAATTCAAactccaaactaataattatatcaatttaaaccttataCTTTcgtaagtatatcaatttaaaccctaaactttcatgatTGTATTAACTTAATTCTCAATTGTGTTTCATTTAGATACACTTATGAATATTCAAGGCTTAAATTGAtgtatttatgaaaattcaagatttaaattgatacatttataaaagttcaagatttaaattcatataattataaatttgaggTTTAAATCGATACAAATCCCAGAGTTcaggatttaaattaatacaactcTCAAGATTTAAGGAATCCCTAAAGtttaggagtataaattgatatttgccgtTCTAAAAAACTAGAGAACATGAGTGAGGGAGAACAACATGTAGAAAGAAAGGCCAACGTCTGAAGTCTCGAGAGAAAGGTAGAAAGAAATTCtaatagaaagaaaagaaaatgtacaaagaaaataaaaattggctTCAACTACCTACAACTTCTTGAGTGATTAAACTGAAGATCCTAATTCGCTTAGCATGGAAACTACCCTTCAAAACCCAAACTCCAAAGAATGTAATTACTCCCAGACATGATGATAGTTACAACTTACACAAGTCACAAATaatcatttgaatttttctcTCTACAAAATCCAAACTATGGCTCATCGAACTCGAACTAATAATATAGCCACATTCATCGACCTATCTCCACCCGTCCACCCTCGACCGtacaaaattggttaaatatgCTACAATAGCTTGGAACCCAAGGGACGCAGTTCGACAATCCGAAACCGTCATGGGGATGCATgaatacaaaatgaaaaatgcAGCAGCATCATCACAAGAATGCCAAAGTCATTAATAAAACACACAAGATCATTGAACTGGTGTAAGGGCTGCTACCATAGAGATACTTTGCAAGGCAACCACCAGCTGT
Proteins encoded in this region:
- the LOC120081781 gene encoding cell number regulator 2-like, whose product is MASTGGIPANSTNGSPWSSGLCDCFSDMESCCCTTWCPCVPFGQTSEIIDEGSTSCFGNALIFCLIASFTPCICLYTCSYRSRLRRKYNLQETPCNDCCVHYWCWSCAICQEYRELKHRGFDMHIGWQENVQRRNKGIEIPPVVEGEMKR